The nucleotide window CAGGTGGCTCCATGTCAAGGGCAAGAGAAACCTCCCTTACATGCCGAGCTATATGTGCATGTTCCTCCATTTGAGAGAAAGAAGATTGTTGTCCTTGGTTTGAGCAATCCTCCAGAACATCCTTCTGGCTTTCTTGGTCGGCAACTGAAGAAGTACTAGCCGAGTCTTGAGCAGAACTGGCCTTGGAGTTGCTCTTTTCACTAGTTTCTCCTTCAAGAACTGGATCTGTCATTTCCTCGTTAGCCATTTTTTCTGTCATGAAGTATGGTCTGAATCGGGAAGGCTGCGTATCTTGCAAAAATTCACTAAGGAATGGTGCTCCTTCAGTGAAGCTCTCATGCCTCCTCAACAGTGCACTCCTCTGTAGATGACATGCTACAGGAATAGGTTCAGCATGGCTTGAGTTGGCTCCTCCATTGGAGCTGCTCTCATTTGCTTGCTCACTTGGTAGATCAAATGGGTTTCCTGTTTCCAACAACGCAGATGGAGCAGAATCTGGGAAGTTATCTTCATTGTAAGGAAGATCGAAAGGATTTTTCCTAGGAGCGAAAACAGCAGGAATTTGAACATTAAACTTTGATAGTTCTTCAATAGTGGGTAAGGAATCAGTGCTACCAAATTCGATCAAGTTCCTGTCTGCGTATTTCCTTGCCCGACGCCTAGCAATTAGGGTCTCCAACCTTTGGTTACGCTCAATCTCCAAGCACCCGATTTTCAGCATGTTCTTCTGGTCGTCAGCAGTCCATGCTACAACTTTAGCATGCTGTTTCCCCTTGCGTACATTGCCATCATTGCCCTGTTGGTTTTCCGCTCCATCTTCAGTGCTGCTGTCATTGGAGTCACCATCTTGAGAGGATTGTGATGAACTGCTGCCCGACCCAAGATGACGAAATGCGTGGAGCATTGGAGCGGTATCAGTATCTGAACCACCTGACTCACTTGATCCTggttccgaagaagaagctacacCATGAGATCGCTTTCTAATTTTCTTAACCCTGTTTTTGTGCTTCGCCACTCTCTCTTCACCGGACGGAATTGTAGGAAGAGGTACACCCCTAAGAGATTTGCTGCTATCATGGATATCCGAACTCCAAGCATTCTCAATTGTAGGAAGAGGTACTTCTTTTTCAGGATTGTTCGGTTCCCCGTTCGCCAGGATGATTCCAAGAAAGACGCCAGTGATTAGGAAGATAGGTGATGTGGTCACGATGAGGGTGAACCAGCCAAAGAAGTACTTGTACAACACAAGTAGGAAAATCAGTAAGCAGAGAGCTGAAGGATGGCATCGAAAGAATCTGCCTGTGGACCTCAGTGGTGCCATTTCCCTCAAAATATTTCTCCATTTCATTGCAGGGTTTCCACGCTCTGCAATGTGTAAGAAATGACCTTCTATGTTAGCATCTGAAAAGATTTATAAAGCACAACAAGAAACAGTTATTTTGTGATTGTAAATCTCAGATGTTGCACGTTTGCACAAGAAAACTAATAAATAGTCACACTAGTATTTATGTGATTACTGCTTTGCACTCAAACAATGATTACAGTTCTTCTGAACAGTAAAGCAATTGCATTCCTGTTCCAACTCAATCTTCATCGGTTGTATATTTATTTGCACACTTCGGTTTACATACCAAATCTTCTGATTTGAACTGAACCCATTCAAACGGTGTCATGTGAATGAACTTAAAAGCTACTGCTCCCAATTAGTGTCCGATGAtccttttttattattttttttaaagtaccATCAGTACCCAATGTAATTAGgcttattttcaaaaaaaaaatacattgACATTAgggtgtgcgtgcgtgttgaACGTCTGTGTCTGTACTTAATtcgaaaagaaaaagaatactaCATCAACAGAACGAAACTCCATGCACGCTAAAAGGAAACACCATGGGGAAGCCATCTAAAATATACTGCTTTTACGCCCTAGTTTCCAAATAACCTGATCCCCAAAGAATCACATTGCAGCTGGTTACACAACCGATTTCTCACATTACCAATGCATTACCGATTTGTGCCGCCCCGCTCGGATTGAAAGCTTCCATCAGGAATGGCCACATTTCTCCGTGCGACGAGCTTGGCTGTCATATTTTGTGCGGGAAATGATTCTTTTGACGGAACAAATTTGCTGCATCACCTTATGATTTACGAATTATGATGGTTCTATTCTAATCACTATATAATAAGGCGCGCCATCGAAGTTGCTGGAAACCAACAAATCTAGAAATGCGGG belongs to Miscanthus floridulus cultivar M001 chromosome 4, ASM1932011v1, whole genome shotgun sequence and includes:
- the LOC136552325 gene encoding uncharacterized protein isoform X2, whose amino-acid sequence is MKWRNILREMAPLRSTGRFFRCHPSALCLLIFLLVLYKYFFGWFTLIVTTSPIFLITGVFLGIILANGEPNNPEKEVPLPTIENAWSSDIHDSSKSLRGVPLPTIPSGEERVAKHKNRVKKIRKRSHGVASSSEPGSSESGGSDTDTAPMLHAFRHLGSGSSSSQSSQDGDSNDSSTEDGAENQQGNDGNVRKGKQHAKVVAWTADDQKNMLKIGCLEIERNQRLETLIARRRARKYADRNLIEFGSTDSLPTIEELSKFNVQIPAVFAPRKNPFDLPYNEDNFPDSAPSALLETGNPFDLPSEQANESSSNGGANSSHAEPIPVACHLQRSALLRRHESFTEGAPFLSEFLQDTQPSRFRPYFMTEKMANEEMTDPVLEGETSEKSNSKASSAQDSASTSSVADQESQKDVLEDCSNQGQQSSFSQMEEHAHIARHVREVSLALDMEPPVLISDSSDDDISLSGEHINDWEEAQQSENFSFSQNTLLEDPSVMQHHQEIDMTSNGLNQMSPHSNDLELTSSSTETTDDPFEVNDIEPPAKEVVVIDDTHVLDPLYDSSPSGSERPAPIGLVIDGPVLKDGHARTDAEASIEEGVSPSRMEASSSEVAGPSLSSVDESKFLEKEASEIREQSMVGHVEVHGGSVSHADPSVCDNSSQPSTGSSTNGDSGSGVTPSSTNAVL
- the LOC136552325 gene encoding uncharacterized protein isoform X1 is translated as MWPFLMEAFNPSGAAQIERGNPAMKWRNILREMAPLRSTGRFFRCHPSALCLLIFLLVLYKYFFGWFTLIVTTSPIFLITGVFLGIILANGEPNNPEKEVPLPTIENAWSSDIHDSSKSLRGVPLPTIPSGEERVAKHKNRVKKIRKRSHGVASSSEPGSSESGGSDTDTAPMLHAFRHLGSGSSSSQSSQDGDSNDSSTEDGAENQQGNDGNVRKGKQHAKVVAWTADDQKNMLKIGCLEIERNQRLETLIARRRARKYADRNLIEFGSTDSLPTIEELSKFNVQIPAVFAPRKNPFDLPYNEDNFPDSAPSALLETGNPFDLPSEQANESSSNGGANSSHAEPIPVACHLQRSALLRRHESFTEGAPFLSEFLQDTQPSRFRPYFMTEKMANEEMTDPVLEGETSEKSNSKASSAQDSASTSSVADQESQKDVLEDCSNQGQQSSFSQMEEHAHIARHVREVSLALDMEPPVLISDSSDDDISLSGEHINDWEEAQQSENFSFSQNTLLEDPSVMQHHQEIDMTSNGLNQMSPHSNDLELTSSSTETTDDPFEVNDIEPPAKEVVVIDDTHVLDPLYDSSPSGSERPAPIGLVIDGPVLKDGHARTDAEASIEEGVSPSRMEASSSEVAGPSLSSVDESKFLEKEASEIREQSMVGHVEVHGGSVSHADPSVCDNSSQPSTGSSTNGDSGSGVTPSSTNAVL